One window from the genome of Armatimonadota bacterium encodes:
- the murF gene encoding UDP-N-acetylmuramoyl-tripeptide--D-alanyl-D-alanine ligase, with protein sequence MRCSEFARRCGGAWSGPGDPEITGFATDSRDAGLGSLFIAIKGDRVDGHAFVAAAASQGAVACLVERDCGIPQITVDDVESALAAFGRSLRAEFHGPVVGITGSNGKTTVKEFTAAALHPLGTVLKTIGNKNTQYTSPLLWAGLTPDTKAVVVEMGMRGFGQIRHLAGISLPTVGVVTVIGTAHIEKVGSREGIFRAKSELLEALPADGVAIVWREDDFFPDLAAVPKCRTLSFGASHEADCQVVGYRSDQWGKCTVRLAFKGHEAEVDLPTFGRHQALNAAAAALAATCCGVDFTQAVEGLASADLPGMRLEVLVRQGVTVLVDTYNASPDSTVAALEALAQGPAQGRRLAVLGEMKELGDFTERGHRLVGQALAHSGVDRALLTGGPTRYIYDEARSAGMKEADMTSLDELDLHRVRAFLDGLEPGDTVLIKGSRALGLESVLEGWLA encoded by the coding sequence GTGAGGTGTTCCGAGTTTGCCCGCAGGTGCGGCGGCGCATGGTCCGGACCAGGTGATCCTGAAATCACCGGATTTGCGACCGATTCCCGAGACGCGGGGCTTGGATCGCTGTTCATCGCCATCAAAGGAGACCGGGTCGACGGGCATGCTTTTGTTGCGGCAGCCGCCTCCCAGGGAGCCGTCGCTTGCCTGGTGGAGCGCGACTGCGGGATCCCCCAAATCACGGTTGATGACGTCGAATCTGCCCTGGCGGCATTCGGGCGGAGCCTAAGGGCAGAGTTCCATGGCCCGGTGGTGGGCATCACGGGAAGCAACGGCAAAACGACGGTCAAAGAGTTCACCGCCGCGGCCTTGCACCCACTCGGCACCGTGCTCAAGACTATCGGCAACAAGAACACCCAGTACACAAGTCCGCTCTTGTGGGCGGGGTTGACCCCGGATACAAAGGCCGTAGTCGTGGAGATGGGGATGAGGGGCTTCGGTCAGATCCGGCACCTGGCGGGAATCTCCCTGCCAACGGTCGGCGTGGTGACGGTGATTGGCACGGCGCACATTGAAAAGGTCGGCAGCCGGGAAGGCATCTTCCGGGCAAAATCCGAGTTGCTTGAAGCGCTCCCCGCCGACGGGGTTGCCATTGTGTGGCGGGAAGACGACTTTTTCCCCGATCTCGCGGCCGTGCCCAAATGCCGGACTTTGAGTTTCGGCGCCTCGCACGAGGCGGATTGTCAGGTTGTCGGGTATCGCAGCGACCAGTGGGGCAAATGCACCGTGCGCTTGGCATTCAAAGGGCACGAGGCTGAAGTTGACCTGCCCACATTTGGCCGCCACCAGGCCTTGAACGCGGCTGCCGCCGCCTTGGCCGCAACGTGTTGCGGCGTTGATTTCACCCAGGCCGTTGAGGGTCTGGCTTCGGCGGATTTGCCGGGTATGCGGCTGGAGGTGTTGGTGCGCCAGGGGGTCACGGTTCTTGTCGACACTTATAATGCCTCCCCCGATTCCACAGTGGCGGCTTTGGAAGCCCTGGCCCAGGGCCCGGCGCAAGGCCGGCGCTTGGCGGTTTTGGGCGAGATGAAGGAGCTTGGCGATTTCACTGAACGCGGGCACCGATTGGTCGGTCAAGCCCTCGCCCATAGCGGAGTGGATCGTGCGCTCCTAACCGGTGGGCCAACCCGTTATATCTATGATGAGGCGCGGTCAGCGGGGATGAAGGAGGCGGATATGACCTCGCTGGACGAACTGGATTTGCACCGCGTCCGGGCATTTCTGGATGGGCTTGAGCCAGGTGACACAGTTCTGATCAAGGGATCCCGGGCCCTAGGGCTGGAATCCGTGTTGGAGGGCTGGCTTGCGTGA